CGCCTGCCCAGAAGATCGAGGGCCAGCGCCTCGACAGCCTGCGCATCACGTCGGCCGCCGAAGGCGCAATCATCCCGCGTCTTTACGGCCGCATGCGCATTGGCGGCAACATCATCTGGGCGACAGACTTCCGCGAGGAGACCAAGACCACCACGCAGGGTGGCGGCAAGGGCGGTGGCGGCGGCAAGGTCCAGACGACCGAATACCTCTACTATGCCAGCTTCGCGGTCGCCCTTTGCGAAGGCCCGATCACCGGCATCGGCCGCATCTGGGCCGACGGCAAACCGCTCGACATGACCGGGATCACCTGGCGCTGGTATCGGGGCAACTCGACCCAAGGGACCGACCCTTTCATCTCGGCCAGGATGGGGGCCGCGAGGACTCCCGCTTATCGCGGAACGGCCTATGTGGTCTTCGAGGAACTTCCGCTTGCCACCTTTGGAAACCGCCTACCTCAGCTGTCCTTCGAGGTGTTCCGCCCGCTCGCTAGTCCCGACACAGCCGAGGGGCTGGTCAAGGCGGTGACGATGATCCCCGCTTCGGGCGAGTTCACCTATGCGACCGAGGCTGTTCGCAAAGGCAGTGGCGGCACGACTTCGGTCGAGAACCTGAACGCGCTGCCCGATGATGCCGACGTCGTCGTGGCGCTCGACCGGCTGCAGGCCATGGCCCCGGCCGTCGAAAGCGTCAGCCTCGTCGTCGCCTGGTTCGGCGATGACCTGCGGGCGGGACACTGCAGCATCAAGCCGGGCGTCGAAGTGGCGACCAAGGTCACCAGCCCGAAGGTGTGGACGGTCAACGGCGTGGCACGGGCCAATGCCCATCTGGTCAGCCGAGATGCCGAGGACCGACCCGTCTACGGCGGCACGCCTGCGGATTTCGCGGTCGTGCAGGCGATCCGGGAGATGAAGGCGCGCGGACTGCGGGTGACGTTCTATCCCTTCCTGCTGATGGACGTCCCGCCCGGCAACATGCTGCCGAACCCGTACAGCGCGAATGCCGCAACGCTTGGCCAGCCCAGCTTCCCGTGGCGGGGCCGGATTACCTGTTCCCCGGCGGCAGGCTATGCCGGGACGGCCGACAAGACCGCCGCCGCGGCGACACAGGTCTCCAGCTTCTTCGGCGCGGCCACACCGGCGCAGTTCGCGGTGTCGGGCGACAGCGTCAGCTGGACCGGTCCCACGAGCGATTGGGGCCTGCGCCGGATGATCCTGCACTACGCCCATCTCTGTGCCGTGGCGGGTGGCGTCGATGCCTTCCTGATCGGCAGCGAGATGCGCGGGCTGACGACGATCCGCTCCAGCGCCAGCGCCTATCCGGCCGTGACGACGTTCAAGGCGCTGGCGGCGGATGTGAAGGCGATCCTCGGGGCTGGCACCAAGGTGGGCTATGCTTCGGACTGGTCGGAATACTTCGGTCACCAGCCGGGCGACGGGACCGGGGACGTGTTCTTCCACCTCGACCCCCTCTGGTCCGATGCCAACATCGATTTCATCGGCATCGACAACTACATGCCGCTCTCCGACTGGCGCGACGGGTTCGACCATGCCGATGCACTGCAAGGCTGGCCCGCGATCTATGACCGCGCTTATCTGCAATCCAACATCGCGGGGGGCGAGGGCTTCGACTGGTTCTACGCCAGCGCCGCCGAGCGGTCGGCGCAAATCCGGACCCCCATCACGGATGGAGCCGCGGGCAAGCCGTGGGTGTTTCGGTACAAGGATCTGCGGGCCTGGTGGTCGAACCCGCATTTCAACCGGCCGGGCGGGCTGGAAAGCGGCACGCCCACGGCATGGGTGCCGCAGTCGAAACCGGTCTGGTTTACCGAGCTTGGTTGCCCCGCCATCCACCGGGGCACGAACCAGCCGAATGTCTTCTTCGACCCGAAGTCGTCCGAGAGTTTCACGCCCTACTTCTCGCGCGGCTGGCGCGACGATGCCATCCAACGCGCCTATCTTGAGGCCAGCTATCTCTGGTGGGGTCAGGGCGCGAACAACCCGACCTCATCCGTCTATGGTGGCAGGATGGTCCATGTCCCCGAATGCGCGGCCTGGACCTGGGACGCGCGCCCCTATCCCTTCTTCCCCGAACTGACCGGGGTTTGGACGGACGGGCCGAACTGGCGGCTCGGGCATTGGCTGACCGGACGGCTGGGCGCTGTGTCGCTCGCCGCGCTGGTGCGCCACCTTTGCCTGCGTGCGGGGTTGGCGGAAGACCTCATCGACGTCTCTGGCCTCTGGGGCGCGGTCGAGGGCTATGTGATCGGCGCGCTGGAAAGCCCCCGCGCGTCAATTTCCACGCTGGCCCGGCATTTCGGGTTCGACGCCATCGAGACCGAGGGCATGATCCGCTTCGTCATGCGCGGTCGGGCATCCAGCCTCACCCTTGCGGTGGATGATCTGGTCGCCAGAAGGGAGGGCGAGGCGCTGGAACTGGTCCGCGCGCAGGAGACCGAACTGCCCCAGTCCCTGAAGTGGCAGGTCGCCCGGGCGGACGAGGACTATGACGCGGCGCTGGTCGAGTCACGGCGCATCACTGTCGACACCAGCCGCATCGCGTCCGAGTCCTTCCCGATGGCGATCCCGCCGGAGGAGGCAGAACGCCGCTGCCGTCGCGCGCTGATGGAAGCCTGGATCGGCCGGGAAAGCGCCACTTTTCGCCTTCCACCCTCGCGTTTGGCGCTGGACCCTGCCGACGTGATCCGGCTGGTCCATGATGGTCGCGAGGTCGATTTCCGCCTCGTCTCCGTCGCCGATGCCGAGGCGCGCGGCATCGAGGCCGTCCGCCAGGACCGCGCAGCCTATGATCTGCCGCCCGGCGATCCCCGCCCGGCCTCGCTCGCCAGCCCGGTCGTCTTCGGCACGCCCGAGGTGGTGATGCTGGATTTGCCGCAGATCAACGAGAACGAGGCCGCGCATCGACCCTTGATCGCAGCCCATGCCAGCCCCTGGCCCGGCGAGATCGCCGTGTTCCGCAGCGCCTCGACGGATGGGTTCACGTTGTTGACCTCATTCGGCAGTCGGTCGCGGATCGGGACGCTGGCCTTCGACTTCTTTCCGGGGCCGACCTCGCGCTTCGATCTTGGCAACGCGCTTGTCGTCGATCTCCTGTCCGGAACGCTGGAAGGCGTGACAGACGTCGCGCTGTTCGGCGGGGCAAATGCGCTGGCGGTCGAGAGCGCCGCTGGCCAGTGGGAGATCATCCAGGCGGGCGCGTCTGAACTGATCGCCCCCGGTCGCTACCTGCTGACCCGGCTCCTGCGCGGGCAGCGCGGGACGGAACACGCGATGGGAAATCCGGCCCCGGCTGGTGCGCGGGTCGTTGTACTGGATACGACATTGGCCTCGCTACCCATCGCCGAGGCTGACCTCGACCTGCCTTGGAACTGGCGGGTCGGCCCGGCCGCGCGTGCGGTCAGTGATGCGAGCTATGCCGCGCTGGGCTTCACCCCGACCGGGCGGGGTCTTGTGCCCTTCTCCCCGGTCCATGTCGAACAGCCGTGGCGTACAGCGCGCGCCCCGGGCGATCTGACGATCCGCTGGACGCGGCGGTCGCGCGCGCTGGTCGCGGATGCCTGGGAACAGGTCGAAGTGCCGCTGGCCGAGGATCTGGAAAGCTACGATGTGCAGATCCTCGACGGCACGAGCGTGAAGCGTACGCTGACCAGCGGCATAGCTTCTGTCCTCTACACCGCCGCCCAGCAGACCGCCGATTGGGGCGCACCGCTCGGGCCCGGCCAGACACTGGCGCTCCGCATCTACCAGCTCTCGAACCGCCTCGGCCGCGGCACGCCCGCGGCCGTCACGCTGCAATTCTGATCCCAACCCACGGGAACCCCCATGTCCGACACCACGACCCATCTGGGCCTGCCCTATCTTCTGGCGGCGCAGGCGCAGAAGCACGTCACGCATAACGAGGCGCTGCGCCTGCTCGACGCGATGGTTCAGCTCTCGGTCCTGGACCGCACGCGCACCGCGCCCCCGGCCAGCCCCGCAGATGGGAACCGGCACGTCGTGGCCTCGGGCGCCACCGGCCTCTGGGCCGGATGGGATCTGAA
This portion of the Paracoccus sp. N5 genome encodes:
- a CDS encoding glycoside hydrolase TIM-barrel-like domain-containing protein; this encodes MATLVLGAVGSAIGGAFGGAILGFSGAAIGGFIGSTIGSVVDSWIVSSLAPAQKIEGQRLDSLRITSAAEGAIIPRLYGRMRIGGNIIWATDFREETKTTTQGGGKGGGGGKVQTTEYLYYASFAVALCEGPITGIGRIWADGKPLDMTGITWRWYRGNSTQGTDPFISARMGAARTPAYRGTAYVVFEELPLATFGNRLPQLSFEVFRPLASPDTAEGLVKAVTMIPASGEFTYATEAVRKGSGGTTSVENLNALPDDADVVVALDRLQAMAPAVESVSLVVAWFGDDLRAGHCSIKPGVEVATKVTSPKVWTVNGVARANAHLVSRDAEDRPVYGGTPADFAVVQAIREMKARGLRVTFYPFLLMDVPPGNMLPNPYSANAATLGQPSFPWRGRITCSPAAGYAGTADKTAAAATQVSSFFGAATPAQFAVSGDSVSWTGPTSDWGLRRMILHYAHLCAVAGGVDAFLIGSEMRGLTTIRSSASAYPAVTTFKALAADVKAILGAGTKVGYASDWSEYFGHQPGDGTGDVFFHLDPLWSDANIDFIGIDNYMPLSDWRDGFDHADALQGWPAIYDRAYLQSNIAGGEGFDWFYASAAERSAQIRTPITDGAAGKPWVFRYKDLRAWWSNPHFNRPGGLESGTPTAWVPQSKPVWFTELGCPAIHRGTNQPNVFFDPKSSESFTPYFSRGWRDDAIQRAYLEASYLWWGQGANNPTSSVYGGRMVHVPECAAWTWDARPYPFFPELTGVWTDGPNWRLGHWLTGRLGAVSLAALVRHLCLRAGLAEDLIDVSGLWGAVEGYVIGALESPRASISTLARHFGFDAIETEGMIRFVMRGRASSLTLAVDDLVARREGEALELVRAQETELPQSLKWQVARADEDYDAALVESRRITVDTSRIASESFPMAIPPEEAERRCRRALMEAWIGRESATFRLPPSRLALDPADVIRLVHDGREVDFRLVSVADAEARGIEAVRQDRAAYDLPPGDPRPASLASPVVFGTPEVVMLDLPQINENEAAHRPLIAAHASPWPGEIAVFRSASTDGFTLLTSFGSRSRIGTLAFDFFPGPTSRFDLGNALVVDLLSGTLEGVTDVALFGGANALAVESAAGQWEIIQAGASELIAPGRYLLTRLLRGQRGTEHAMGNPAPAGARVVVLDTTLASLPIAEADLDLPWNWRVGPAARAVSDASYAALGFTPTGRGLVPFSPVHVEQPWRTARAPGDLTIRWTRRSRALVADAWEQVEVPLAEDLESYDVQILDGTSVKRTLTSGIASVLYTAAQQTADWGAPLGPGQTLALRIYQLSNRLGRGTPAAVTLQF